The Entomobacter blattae nucleotide sequence TTTAGATTACATAATTAGTCAATCATATTTTGTTACTACGAACATCCCTCTAGTGTTGTTTTTTTTGCAAACTTGCCAAATGAATAGAATGAACGACATAGGCTTCCGTATCCGCCAACTCAGAAAAGAGAGAAATCTAACACAAGTTGAAGTGGCCGTAGCATTAGGCATATCGCGACCGTTTCTTACAGCCATAGAGAACGGGAACAACTCGCCTGGGCGGGCTACTCTCTCAGCCATAGCAGAATATTTTCAAGTTAGCGTTGATTGGTTGCTGGCTGGACTTCCCACAACAACAAACACATCCAAAATCCATATTATTGGTGAAGTTCAGGAAGGTTTCTGGAAAACAGATTATGTCTATGAAGACTCTAAACAGACAGTATTCTCAGTGCCTTTTTTTAAAAAATACGAAAATATTAACAGATATGCTTTATTAGTAATGGATGAATCAGTAAATAAAATTTATCCAATTAACTCA carries:
- a CDS encoding helix-turn-helix domain-containing protein is translated as MNDIGFRIRQLRKERNLTQVEVAVALGISRPFLTAIENGNNSPGRATLSAIAEYFQVSVDWLLAGLPTTTNTSKIHIIGEVQEGFWKTDYVYEDSKQTVFSVPFFKKYENINRYALLVMDESVNKIYPINSIIVLVDFADLSSAPSNGNYVSIIRRDHLTGKFEVSIKKLKLKKDGKIVLYSCSDDPNFEKPIILSHFSLEYTLTKQDKNTSFPDLKIQGLVIGGFRIEA